The sequence CCACCGCGAGCAGCGTCGCCGCCTTCGCCTCCGCGACGACCGTCAGGAGGTTGGTCAGCGCACCGGGTTCGAGCGCGCGCCTCGTCCCGACGAGGAGGTTCACCGTGCCGGGACGGGGCGGCGAGTCGGCGTCTGCGTCTCGGCCTGTCGTCGCATGAGTCGTCGCGGGAGTCGTCGCTTCCACCGGCAACGCCGCCGGATTCGACACGCCCGCAGTCGCCACGACGTCGACCGAACCGAGTCGGGCTCGCCGCGCGTGGCGCATCTCGACGCCCGTGAGAAGCGTCGGTCCGGGGTCGTCGAAGCCGACCGCATCGCGTCGCTCGCGGGCGAACGCCGCGAGGTCGGTCCGCGAGAAACCGTCGGGGACGGTGACGTTGTACGCGGCGGTGGCGCGCGACTCGCCGCCGTCGAAGCCCGACGAGAGCCAGCGCGCGTTCGGACGCGAGAAGCGGAGCACGCCGTCTCTGACCGTCGCCTCGAAACGGGGGTCAGACATCCGCCAGCGCGTCGAGCAGTCGGTCGTTCTCGCGTTCGCGCTTGACCGCGACGCGGACGTGCGAGTCGAGGCCGCGGAACGTCGTCGCGTCGCGGACGGCGATGCCCTCTGCGCGCGCGGCGTCGACGACGTCCGACACCTCGCGCCGCCCGACGTCGAAGAGGAGATACGGCGCGTCGGAGGGGTAGACGTCGAACTGCCGAGAGAGCGCCGCGCGCATCCGTTCGCGCTCGCGCTCGACCCGTTCTCTCGTCTGCTCGACGAACTCGGTCTGTTCGAGGCAGTGCGCGCCGACTGCCGCGGCGGGCGTTCCGAGCGACCACGCCATCCGCGCGGTGTCGAGTCGCTCTCTGAGGTCGCCGGTCGCCGCCGCGAACCCGACGCGGAGCCCCGGAAGACCGTACATCTTCGTCAACGAGCGGGCGACGACGACGCCCGGTTCGCCGGCCATGCTCGAAAGCGAGGTGAAGTCGAGAAACGCCTCGTCGACCAGAAGCGTCGTGTCCGTCTCCCGACAGCGGGCGGCGAACGAG is a genomic window of Haloprofundus halophilus containing:
- a CDS encoding adenosylcobinamide amidohydrolase, translated to MSDPRFEATVRDGVLRFSRPNARWLSSGFDGGESRATAAYNVTVPDGFSRTDLAAFARERRDAVGFDDPGPTLLTGVEMRHARRARLGSVDVVATAGVSNPAALPVEATTPATTHATTGRDADADSPPRPGTVNLLVGTRRALEPGALTNLLTVVAEAKAATLLAVAGVPGTTSDAVVVGCDLSGDPSRFSGSSTDVGAATRACVRDAVVASLQSRYADEEMPTSVDDAPYGVVTDERASVSKIE
- the cobD gene encoding threonine-phosphate decarboxylase CobD, whose protein sequence is MDPEAVETVGRVPHGGVDDPTVLDFSANTNPERPPGVVGVYDAALSVARRYPSDYCEFRTAAAETVGCEPRSVIPTPGGLAAIRLALSVTVRPGDRVLIPAPSFGEYAREVRLQGGDPRFLHHDELLDADPVDYAAVVVCTPNNPTGEAADPDRLRSFAARCRETDTTLLVDEAFLDFTSLSSMAGEPGVVVARSLTKMYGLPGLRVGFAAATGDLRERLDTARMAWSLGTPAAAVGAHCLEQTEFVEQTRERVERERERMRAALSRQFDVYPSDAPYLLFDVGRREVSDVVDAARAEGIAVRDATTFRGLDSHVRVAVKRERENDRLLDALADV